The genomic window TCCCAAAACCAGCCGCTGTGCGTATGTTTTTTTGCGTAATTTCAAGCCGATGGAATTACGCGGGTTTCCACCCGTAATTTGTTTTAAACATGGGGTGGCCTTGACTCTGTTTTGCGCTCTGTTAAATATAGGACGTTTTTTGCTCTAATTGGCGTTGTAAAACAAAGGAGAAATTCAAATGGCTCAGAAAAAATATGTCTACTTCTATGGTGTTTCGAAAGAACTCACGGAAGGCGATAGCAGCATGAAGGCAATTCTCGGCGGCAAGGGTGCCAACCTGGCCGAGATGGCAAACGCAAACCTCCCCGTACCGCCGGGTCTCACCATTTCAACCGAAGCCTGCGCATACTACTCCAAGACCGGCGGCAAATATGCCCCCGAAATGGAAAAGCAACTCAAGGCGCAACTCAAAAAACTTGAAGACAACATGGGCAAGAAACTCGGCGATCCCAAGGACCCGCTGCTCGTTTCCGTCCGCTCCGGCGCAGCCGTCTCCATGCCCGGCATGATGGACACCGTCCTCAACCTCGGCCTGACCGATAAGTCCGTCCTCGGCTTCATCGAGCAGACCGGCAACGAACGCACCGGGTGGGACTGCTACCGCCGCTTCATCGACATGTTCGGCGATGTGGTCATGGGCCCCTACACCGGCCTGACCCACCACGACTTCGAAGTCGAGCTCGAAGCCATCAAGAAAAAATACAAGGCCGCCGAAGACACCGACCTGACCGCGGAACAGCTCAAGGAGCTGACCGAGGTCTATAAGAAGGTCTACCAAAACAAGGTCAAGAAACCCTTCCCGCAGGATCCGGTTGAACAGCTCGATCTCTCCATCCGTGCCGTCTTTGGTTCGTGGGGGTCCGAGCGCGCCGAGAAATATCGCCAGATCAACAAGATCAGCGGCCTGCTCGGCACCGCCGTGAATGTCCAGGTGATGGTCTTCGGCAACATGGGCTCCCAATCCGGCACCGGCGTGGCCTTCACCCGCGATGGCGGCACCGGCCACAGCAAGCCGATGGGCGAATATTTGGTCGATGCCCAGGGCGAAGACGTGGTGGCCGGCATACGTACGCCGAAGCACCTCGACGACATGCCCAACGAGGAATCGCCCATCTGGAAAAAGGCCTATGCCGACCTCCAGAAAATCATGGCGCGCCTCGAAAAGCACTACAAGTATCCGCAGGACGTCGAGTTCACCGTGCAGGAAGGCAAGCTCTTCATGCTGCAGACCCGCAATGCAAAACGCACCGGCCTGGCCGGCGTTCGCTGGGCGGTTGAAATGGCGACCGGAATGGATTTCTTCACCGGCGAAAAACAAGCGAAGATCCTCAACCAGAAGGAAGCGCTCATGACGCTTTCCGGCGACGACCTCGAACAGCTGCTGTTCCCGATCTTCGACATTGCGGCGGAGAAGAAGGGCAAGGTGCTCACCACCGCATTGCCTGCGGGCCCCGGCGCCGCCGTGGGTAAAATCGTCTTCGAAGCCGCCGAGGCCGAAGCGGCCGTGGCAAAGAACCCCGACGAGAAAGTGATCCTCGTCCGCCACGAAACCAGCCCGGAAGACGTGGGCGGCATGTGGGCGGCGCAGGGCGTCCTGACCTCCACCGGCGGAATGACCTCCCACGCAGCGGTGGTTGCGCGTGGCTGGGGCAAGTGCTGCATCTGCGGTGCGGGCGACCTCAAGATCGACTATGCGAAAAAGACGGTCGGCATTGGTGGCAAGCTCTACAAGCAGGGCGACTGGATCAGCCTGAACGGATCCACCGGTATCGTCTACGACGGCCAAATCCCGACCCAGGTCAGCCCGGTGGTATCCGCCGTCGTCGACGGCAAGGCCTCCGCCAAGAACGACCCGATCTACAAAATGTACGAACAAGTCTCCAAATGGTCGGATTCCAACCGCACCATCAACGTGCGCACCAACGCCGATACGCCGAAGGATTCCAAGGCCGCCCGTTCATTCGGCGCCGAGGGTATCGGCCTCTGCCGGACCGAGCATATGTTCTTCGAGGGCGACCGCATCTGGGCGATCCGCGAGTTCATCCTGGCCGAGGACGAAATATCCCGCAAGTCCGCTTTGGCCAAGTTGCTCAAGCACCAGCAGAAGGACTTCGAAGGCATCTTCAAGGCCATGGACGGCCTGCCGGTCACCGTGCGCCTGCTCGATCCCCCGTTGCACGAGTTTGTGCCGCACACCAAGAAGGACCAGCAGGAAATGGCCAAGCGCCTCGGCGTTCCGCTGAAAAAGGTGACCGAACGCGTGCAGGAACTGCACGAATTCAACCCGATGCTCGGCCACCGCGGTTGCCGCCTGTCGATCACCTTTCCGGAACTCTGCGTCATGCAAACCAAGGCCATCATCGGCGCCGCCTGCAAGGTGGCCAAGCTGAAGAAGGCGGTCAAGGTGCTTCCGGAAATCATGATTCCGCTCATCGGCACCAAGGCCGAGCTGGACTTCCTCGAAAAGATCGTCCGCGAGAATGCGGAAGAGATCATCGCCAAGACCGGCTCCAAGGTAACCTACCTGGTCGGTACCATGATCGAAATCCCGCGGGCCGCCCTGACGGCCGACGAGATTGCCGAAACCGCCGAGTTCTTCAGCTTCGGCACCAACGACCTGACGCAGATGACCTTCGGCTACAGCCGCGACGACATCGGCACCTTCCTGCCGGATTATCTCGGCGAAAAGATCCTGCCTTCGGATCCGTTCCAGCATCTCGACCAAACCGGCGTCGGCCAGTTGGTCAAGATCGGCGTCGAGCGCGGTCGCGAAACCCGTCCGGGCCTGAAGTGCGGCATCTGCGGCGAGCACGGTGGAGACCCCGAAAGCGTGAAGTTCTGCGTGAAGGCCGGCCTCAACTATGTGAGTTGCTCGCCGTACCGTGTTCCGATCGCCCGTCTGGCCGCCGCGCAGGCAGCCATCAAGGGCTAGCCGTT from Pontiella desulfatans includes these protein-coding regions:
- the ppdK gene encoding pyruvate, phosphate dikinase, with the protein product MAQKKYVYFYGVSKELTEGDSSMKAILGGKGANLAEMANANLPVPPGLTISTEACAYYSKTGGKYAPEMEKQLKAQLKKLEDNMGKKLGDPKDPLLVSVRSGAAVSMPGMMDTVLNLGLTDKSVLGFIEQTGNERTGWDCYRRFIDMFGDVVMGPYTGLTHHDFEVELEAIKKKYKAAEDTDLTAEQLKELTEVYKKVYQNKVKKPFPQDPVEQLDLSIRAVFGSWGSERAEKYRQINKISGLLGTAVNVQVMVFGNMGSQSGTGVAFTRDGGTGHSKPMGEYLVDAQGEDVVAGIRTPKHLDDMPNEESPIWKKAYADLQKIMARLEKHYKYPQDVEFTVQEGKLFMLQTRNAKRTGLAGVRWAVEMATGMDFFTGEKQAKILNQKEALMTLSGDDLEQLLFPIFDIAAEKKGKVLTTALPAGPGAAVGKIVFEAAEAEAAVAKNPDEKVILVRHETSPEDVGGMWAAQGVLTSTGGMTSHAAVVARGWGKCCICGAGDLKIDYAKKTVGIGGKLYKQGDWISLNGSTGIVYDGQIPTQVSPVVSAVVDGKASAKNDPIYKMYEQVSKWSDSNRTINVRTNADTPKDSKAARSFGAEGIGLCRTEHMFFEGDRIWAIREFILAEDEISRKSALAKLLKHQQKDFEGIFKAMDGLPVTVRLLDPPLHEFVPHTKKDQQEMAKRLGVPLKKVTERVQELHEFNPMLGHRGCRLSITFPELCVMQTKAIIGAACKVAKLKKAVKVLPEIMIPLIGTKAELDFLEKIVRENAEEIIAKTGSKVTYLVGTMIEIPRAALTADEIAETAEFFSFGTNDLTQMTFGYSRDDIGTFLPDYLGEKILPSDPFQHLDQTGVGQLVKIGVERGRETRPGLKCGICGEHGGDPESVKFCVKAGLNYVSCSPYRVPIARLAAAQAAIKG